The Janthinobacterium lividum genome has a window encoding:
- the rpmB gene encoding 50S ribosomal protein L28 — translation MARVCQVTGKKPMVGNNVSHANNKTKRRFLPNLQNRRIFVESENRWVSLRLSNAGLRVIDKVGIDAVLVDMRARGEKV, via the coding sequence ATGGCACGTGTTTGCCAAGTCACTGGGAAGAAGCCGATGGTCGGCAACAATGTTTCCCATGCAAACAACAAAACCAAACGTCGTTTTTTGCCTAACTTGCAGAATCGTCGTATTTTTGTTGAATCTGAAAACCGCTGGGTCTCCCTGCGTTTGTCCAACGCCGGTCTGCGCGTCATCGATAAAGTCGGCATCGACGCCGTATTGGTCGATATGCGCGCTCGTGGCGAAAAAGTCTAA
- a CDS encoding ABC transporter ATP-binding protein yields the protein MLGLAALLMVFPFFAAQFGNSWVRIIDMALLYIMLALGLNIVVGFAGLLDLGYIAFYAVGAYLTALLASPQFAILLESVVNQYPVLGETLVQLMGPEIRENGIHLSIWLIVPLAAFVAGLFGALLGAPTLKLRGDYLAIVTLGFGEIIRIFMNNLNDPINFTNGPQGINLIDPIRIFGVNLAGEAGTNSTVTVAGFSMPSVNAYYFLFLFLCIAVVFVTKRLQHSRLGRAWVAIREDEIAAKAMGINTRNVKLLAFSMGASFGGVAGAMFASFQGFVSPESFSLTESIAVLAMVVLGGIGHIPGVILGGVILASIPEVLRHVVEPAQQALFGHVVIEAEVLRQLLYGLAMVLIMLNRPAGLWPSPKHEDRPDHDVDQPTKSTGVVSA from the coding sequence ATGCTGGGCCTGGCCGCGCTGCTGATGGTGTTCCCGTTTTTTGCCGCCCAGTTCGGCAACTCGTGGGTGCGCATCATCGACATGGCCTTGCTGTACATCATGCTGGCCCTGGGCTTGAACATCGTCGTCGGCTTTGCCGGTCTGCTCGACCTCGGCTACATCGCCTTCTACGCCGTGGGCGCCTACCTGACGGCCTTGCTGGCGTCGCCGCAGTTCGCCATCCTGCTCGAATCGGTGGTGAATCAATATCCGGTGCTGGGCGAAACACTGGTGCAGCTGATGGGGCCGGAAATCCGCGAAAACGGCATCCACCTTTCGATCTGGCTCATCGTGCCGCTGGCCGCCTTTGTTGCCGGCCTGTTCGGCGCCCTGCTGGGCGCGCCCACCTTGAAGTTGCGCGGCGACTATCTCGCCATCGTGACCCTGGGCTTTGGCGAAATCATCCGCATCTTCATGAACAATTTGAACGACCCGATCAATTTCACGAATGGGCCGCAAGGCATCAATCTGATCGATCCGATCCGCATCTTCGGCGTCAACCTGGCGGGCGAGGCGGGCACCAATAGCACCGTGACGGTGGCCGGTTTTTCCATGCCGTCCGTCAACGCCTATTACTTTTTGTTCCTCTTCCTGTGCATTGCTGTCGTGTTCGTCACCAAGCGGCTCCAGCATTCGCGCCTGGGCCGCGCCTGGGTGGCCATCCGCGAAGACGAGATCGCGGCCAAGGCCATGGGCATCAATACGCGCAACGTGAAATTGCTGGCCTTTTCCATGGGCGCCTCGTTTGGCGGCGTGGCTGGCGCCATGTTTGCATCCTTTCAGGGCTTTGTCTCGCCGGAATCGTTCTCGCTGACGGAATCGATCGCCGTGCTGGCCATGGTGGTGCTGGGCGGCATCGGCCATATCCCCGGCGTGATTCTCGGCGGCGTGATCCTCGCCTCGATACCGGAAGTGCTGCGCCATGTGGTGGAGCCGGCCCAGCAGGCGCTGTTCGGGCATGTGGTGATCGAGGCGGAAGTGCTGCGCCAGCTGCTGTACGGCCTGGCCATGGTCTTGATCATGCTCAACCGTCCCGCCGGCCTGTGGCCATCGCCGAAGCACGAAGACCGGCCCGACCACGATGTGGACCAGCCGACTAAATCCACCGGCGTCGTGTCCGCTTAA
- a CDS encoding FKBP-type peptidyl-prolyl cis-trans isomerase produces the protein MSNEQPAVVTEAAYLTLHYRLATVDGTDIVTTFSGNPATLMLGQGQLAPFLEQRLLGLPEGTHQTFELAAGEGFGERNPELVQSVSRATLDENSVPGADYKIGDLVDFAAPGGGRFAGVLREMREDSALFDFNHPLAGQPLRFEVKLISVL, from the coding sequence ATGTCCAACGAGCAACCAGCAGTCGTCACCGAAGCGGCTTACCTTACCCTGCATTATCGTCTTGCTACTGTTGACGGTACTGATATTGTCACTACCTTCAGCGGTAATCCTGCTACTTTGATGCTGGGACAGGGCCAGCTGGCGCCATTCCTCGAACAGCGTTTGCTGGGCTTGCCTGAAGGCACGCACCAGACGTTCGAGCTGGCTGCGGGCGAAGGCTTTGGCGAGCGCAATCCCGAGCTGGTGCAGTCGGTCTCGCGCGCGACGCTGGACGAGAACTCGGTACCGGGCGCCGACTACAAGATCGGCGACCTGGTCGACTTCGCCGCGCCGGGCGGCGGCCGCTTTGCCGGCGTGCTGCGCGAAATGCGCGAGGACTCGGCCCTGTTCGACTTCAATCATCCGCTGGCCGGCCAGCCGCTGCGTTTTGAAGTCAAGCTCATCTCGGTTCTGTAA
- a CDS encoding nitroreductase — protein sequence MSKQAFETSSAQQAVDAVILSRRSIRAFLPTPVAQDDIARILEVAARAPSGANMQPWKVYVLSGEARLRLSRRILAAYAAPKAPDAPARPASYIYYPRQWTAPFIERRRKIGLDLYQLLGLERGDTAGMAAQHGRNFQFFDAPVGLIFTIERVLEQGSWLDYGMFLQNIMLAARARGLDTCPQAAFIHYHDIIRDELGVPASEMVVCGMALGHADPDKIENRLSTEREPLAGFVKFMDQ from the coding sequence GTGAGCAAGCAAGCATTTGAAACATCGTCGGCGCAGCAAGCCGTGGACGCCGTCATTCTGTCGCGCCGTTCGATCCGCGCCTTCCTGCCCACCCCGGTGGCGCAGGACGATATCGCGCGCATCCTGGAAGTGGCCGCGCGCGCGCCATCGGGCGCCAACATGCAGCCGTGGAAAGTGTACGTGCTGTCGGGCGAGGCCCGCCTGCGCCTGTCGCGCCGCATCCTCGCCGCCTATGCCGCACCGAAAGCGCCCGATGCCCCCGCGCGCCCGGCGTCGTACATCTATTACCCGCGCCAGTGGACGGCGCCGTTCATTGAGCGCCGCCGCAAGATCGGCCTGGACCTGTACCAACTGCTGGGCCTGGAGCGGGGCGACACGGCCGGTATGGCTGCCCAGCATGGACGCAATTTCCAGTTTTTCGATGCGCCCGTCGGCCTGATCTTTACCATCGAGCGTGTGCTGGAGCAGGGTTCCTGGCTCGACTACGGCATGTTCTTGCAAAACATCATGCTGGCGGCGCGCGCGCGGGGGCTCGACACCTGCCCGCAAGCGGCCTTCATTCATTACCATGACATCATCCGCGACGAGCTGGGCGTGCCGGCCAGCGAAATGGTGGTGTGCGGCATGGCCCTCGGCCATGCCGACCCGGACAAGATCGAGAACCGCTTGAGCACGGAACGCGAGCCGCTGGCCGGCTTTGTTAAATTCATGGACCAATAG
- the rpmG gene encoding 50S ribosomal protein L33 yields the protein MAKSGRDKIKLESTAGTGHFYTTTKNKRTTPAKMEIMKFDPKARKHVTYKETKIK from the coding sequence ATGGCAAAATCAGGCCGCGACAAAATCAAGTTAGAATCGACCGCCGGTACGGGTCACTTCTACACGACTACCAAAAACAAGCGTACGACGCCTGCGAAAATGGAGATCATGAAATTTGATCCTAAAGCACGCAAGCACGTAACGTACAAAGAAACCAAAATCAAGTAA
- a CDS encoding DMT family transporter: MSNLPAAAGASGKAPKAPFLTTLAPMALPGFFVLLWSTGFIVAKFGLPYAPPLTFLLLRFLGVLVILLPLVLLLRAPWPVGQFRQIAVAGILMQAGYLAGVWCAIKLGMPAGLSALIVGMQPVLTACAAPLIGESVRPRQWLGLFFGLLGVALVVYAKINLVGLTVESVLLCVFALLSMTAGTMYQKRHCPQFDLRTGTVVQFAASIVVVLPFALYYEGLDLHFSNVQWTANFIGALLWSVLVLSIGAIFLLFALIRRSDATKVTGLLYLTPPTTAVMAWLMFGEAFNMLGIAGMLVAVVGVVFVVKK; encoded by the coding sequence ATGTCCAATCTTCCCGCCGCGGCTGGCGCCAGCGGCAAAGCCCCCAAAGCCCCTTTCCTGACGACCCTGGCGCCGATGGCCTTGCCCGGCTTCTTTGTGTTGTTATGGAGCACAGGTTTTATTGTGGCCAAGTTCGGTTTGCCCTACGCGCCACCGCTGACCTTTTTGCTGCTGCGCTTCCTGGGCGTGCTGGTGATCCTGCTGCCGCTGGTGCTGCTGTTGCGTGCGCCGTGGCCGGTGGGCCAGTTCCGCCAGATTGCCGTGGCCGGCATCTTGATGCAGGCCGGCTACCTGGCAGGCGTCTGGTGCGCCATCAAACTGGGCATGCCTGCCGGCTTGTCCGCGCTGATCGTCGGCATGCAGCCTGTGCTGACGGCTTGCGCCGCGCCCCTGATCGGCGAATCCGTGCGCCCGCGCCAGTGGTTGGGCCTGTTCTTTGGCCTGCTGGGCGTGGCCCTCGTTGTGTATGCCAAGATCAACCTCGTAGGCCTGACCGTGGAAAGCGTGCTGCTGTGCGTGTTCGCGCTGCTGTCGATGACGGCCGGTACCATGTATCAAAAACGCCACTGTCCGCAATTCGACTTGCGTACCGGCACGGTGGTGCAGTTTGCCGCCTCCATCGTGGTGGTCTTGCCGTTTGCCCTGTATTACGAAGGGCTGGACCTGCATTTCAGCAATGTGCAATGGACGGCGAATTTCATAGGCGCCTTGCTGTGGTCGGTACTCGTGCTGTCCATAGGCGCCATCTTCCTGCTGTTTGCCCTGATCCGCCGCAGCGACGCCACGAAAGTGACGGGCTTGCTGTACCTGACGCCGCCCACGACGGCCGTGATGGCCTGGCTGATGTTTGGTGAAGCGTTCAATATGCTGGGCATCGCTGGCATGCTGGTGGCCGTGGTCGGCGTGGTATTTGTGGTCAAGAAATAG
- a CDS encoding fatty acid desaturase — translation MTLSSVLHDVLQFMATGITDLSAWQVFLYTMVVTHITIASVTIYLHRHQAHRALELHAIPSHFFRFWLWLTTGQVTKEWAAIHRKHHAKCDTEEDPHSPVTRGIKKVFWEGAELYRAESKNMETMAKYGHGTPTDWIERNLYTKYSWLGVVSLFVINFILFGVIGISVWAVQMMWIPITAAGIINGIGHYWGYRNYDCADAATNIIPFGILIGGEELHNNHHTYATSAKLSSKWYEIDIGWGYIRALEMLGLAKVKKLAPEPKFSHGKLEADFDTLQSVIANRYDVMAKYAKSIKHAWKEELEHLKHKAELEKRFLKSSRKLMQREPGKLADAHHEQLSELFQHSKALETMHHMRVELGAIWERSHFTREQLLQKLQDWCTRAEASGIKSLQDFSLRLRSYA, via the coding sequence ATGACATTGAGTTCCGTTTTACACGACGTTTTGCAGTTCATGGCAACTGGCATTACCGATCTGTCCGCATGGCAAGTTTTCCTGTACACCATGGTGGTCACGCATATCACGATCGCCAGCGTCACGATTTACCTGCACCGCCACCAAGCCCACCGCGCGCTGGAATTGCATGCGATTCCCAGTCATTTCTTCCGTTTCTGGCTGTGGCTGACGACGGGCCAGGTCACCAAGGAGTGGGCGGCCATCCACCGCAAGCACCATGCCAAGTGCGATACGGAAGAAGATCCGCACAGCCCAGTGACGCGCGGCATCAAGAAAGTGTTTTGGGAAGGCGCCGAGCTGTACCGCGCTGAATCGAAGAACATGGAAACCATGGCCAAGTACGGCCACGGCACGCCGACGGACTGGATCGAGCGCAACCTGTACACCAAATACAGCTGGCTGGGCGTGGTGTCGCTGTTCGTCATCAATTTCATCCTGTTCGGCGTGATCGGCATTTCCGTGTGGGCCGTGCAAATGATGTGGATCCCGATCACGGCGGCCGGCATCATCAACGGCATCGGCCATTACTGGGGCTATCGCAACTACGACTGCGCCGATGCGGCCACCAACATCATTCCCTTCGGCATCCTGATCGGCGGCGAAGAGTTGCACAACAATCACCATACGTATGCCACGTCGGCCAAGCTGTCGTCGAAATGGTATGAAATCGATATCGGCTGGGGGTATATCCGCGCGCTGGAAATGCTGGGCCTGGCCAAGGTGAAGAAATTGGCGCCAGAACCGAAGTTCTCGCACGGCAAGCTGGAAGCGGACTTCGACACCTTGCAGTCCGTCATCGCCAACCGCTACGACGTGATGGCCAAGTATGCGAAATCGATCAAGCATGCCTGGAAGGAAGAGCTGGAACACCTGAAGCACAAGGCCGAACTGGAAAAGCGCTTCCTGAAATCGTCGCGCAAGCTGATGCAGCGTGAACCGGGCAAGCTGGCCGATGCGCATCACGAACAGTTGTCGGAATTGTTCCAGCACAGCAAGGCGCTGGAAACCATGCATCACATGCGCGTGGAGCTGGGCGCCATCTGGGAACGTTCGCACTTTACGCGCGAGCAATTGCTGCAGAAGCTGCAAGACTGGTGTACGCGCGCCGAAGCGTCGGGCATCAAGTCGCTGCAGGATTTCTCGTTGCGCCTGCGCAGTTATGCATAA
- a CDS encoding phasin family protein: protein MFSIPEQFSSATKTNLEAQFALFSSLTSKAFEGIEKIVELNLTAAKATLEESTAAAKQLLSAKDPQEFFSLSAAQAQPSAEKAIAYGRHLAAITSGTQAEFSKAAESQIAETNRKVLSLVEEVTKNAPAGSENAVAILKSAIGNANAGYEQFSKTSKQAVEAIEANLTSAVNQFTQAAEKAVPRTAK from the coding sequence ATGTTTTCAATTCCTGAGCAATTTTCGTCCGCTACCAAAACCAACCTGGAAGCCCAATTCGCCCTTTTCTCGTCGCTGACGAGCAAAGCCTTCGAAGGCATCGAAAAGATCGTCGAACTGAACCTGACCGCTGCCAAGGCAACGCTGGAAGAATCGACCGCCGCCGCCAAGCAATTGCTGTCGGCAAAAGATCCACAAGAATTCTTCTCGCTGAGCGCCGCTCAAGCCCAGCCTAGCGCCGAAAAAGCCATCGCTTACGGCCGTCACCTGGCTGCCATCACGTCCGGCACGCAAGCTGAATTCAGCAAAGCTGCTGAATCGCAAATCGCTGAAACCAACCGCAAAGTCCTGTCCCTGGTGGAAGAAGTCACCAAGAACGCGCCAGCCGGTTCGGAAAACGCCGTTGCCATCCTGAAAAGCGCCATCGGCAACGCCAATGCAGGCTACGAGCAATTCTCGAAAACCAGCAAGCAAGCCGTCGAAGCCATCGAAGCCAACCTGACCTCGGCAGTGAACCAGTTCACGCAAGCGGCCGAAAAAGCCGTTCCGCGCACTGCCAAGTAA
- the ispH gene encoding 4-hydroxy-3-methylbut-2-enyl diphosphate reductase: MDKELLLAQPRGFCAGVDRAIEIVERALQQFGAPIYVRHEIVHNAYVVADLRNKGAIFIDDLDDVPAGNTLVFSAHGVSKAVRAEAESRGLSIFDATCPLVTKVHMEVGKMRREGREIIMIGHDGHPEVEGTMGQADMGMHLVETLDDVAKLQVANPESLAYVSQTTLSVDDTSDIIAALKAKYPNIAEPKKGDICYATTNRQEAVKFMAPQVEVVIVVGSPNSSNSNRLREVAEKMGTPAYMVDNASQIDPAWLEGKLRVGVTAGASAPEVLVQAVIDRLKECGVKSVRPLDGVQEAVTFPMPKGLDGLKRDVA, encoded by the coding sequence ATGGATAAAGAACTGTTACTGGCCCAGCCCCGCGGTTTTTGCGCTGGCGTCGACCGGGCGATCGAAATCGTCGAGCGCGCCTTGCAGCAATTTGGCGCACCGATCTATGTGCGCCATGAAATCGTCCACAACGCCTATGTGGTGGCCGACTTGCGCAACAAGGGCGCCATCTTCATCGATGACCTCGATGACGTGCCTGCCGGCAATACGCTCGTGTTTTCCGCCCATGGCGTCTCAAAAGCCGTGCGCGCCGAGGCGGAATCGCGCGGTCTGAGCATTTTTGACGCGACTTGCCCGCTGGTCACCAAGGTGCACATGGAAGTGGGCAAGATGCGCCGCGAAGGCCGCGAGATCATCATGATCGGCCACGATGGCCATCCCGAGGTGGAAGGCACGATGGGCCAGGCCGATATGGGCATGCATCTGGTGGAAACGCTCGACGATGTGGCGAAATTGCAGGTCGCCAATCCGGAGAGCTTGGCCTATGTTTCGCAAACAACGTTGTCAGTTGACGACACTAGCGACATTATTGCGGCCTTGAAAGCGAAATATCCGAATATCGCCGAGCCGAAAAAAGGCGACATCTGCTACGCCACCACGAACCGCCAGGAAGCCGTGAAATTCATGGCCCCGCAAGTGGAAGTGGTGATCGTCGTCGGCAGCCCGAACAGCTCGAATTCGAACCGCTTGCGCGAAGTGGCCGAGAAGATGGGCACGCCAGCCTACATGGTCGACAATGCCTCGCAGATCGATCCCGCCTGGCTGGAAGGCAAGCTGCGCGTGGGTGTGACGGCTGGCGCCTCGGCGCCCGAGGTGCTGGTGCAAGCCGTCATCGACCGCTTGAAAGAGTGCGGCGTGAAGAGCGTGCGCCCGCTCGACGGCGTGCAGGAAGCCGTGACGTTCCCGATGCCGAAAGGCCTCGACGGCCTCAAGCGCGACGTCGCCTGA
- a CDS encoding ABC transporter ATP-binding protein — protein MSEQIILNIAGVNKRFGGLQALTDVGITIRQGQIYGLIGPNGAGKTTFFNVITGLYQPDTGTFELAGKPYSPSAPHKVAKAGIARTFQNIRLFGDMTALENVMVGRHVRSHQGVFGAIFRHKAAREEEASIRRRAMELLDFVGIAQFANRTARFLSYGDQRRLEIARALATDPTLLALDEPAAGMNATEKLALRELLVKIKAEGKTVLLIEHDVKLMMGLCDRITVLEYGKRIAEGLPAEIQQNPAVIEAYLGGSHA, from the coding sequence ATGAGCGAACAGATCATTCTCAATATTGCCGGCGTGAATAAACGTTTTGGCGGCTTGCAAGCGCTCACCGATGTGGGCATCACCATCAGGCAAGGCCAGATCTACGGCTTGATCGGCCCGAACGGCGCCGGCAAGACGACCTTCTTCAATGTCATCACGGGCTTGTACCAGCCTGACACGGGCACCTTCGAACTGGCAGGCAAGCCGTATTCGCCGTCCGCGCCGCACAAGGTGGCGAAGGCAGGCATTGCCCGCACCTTCCAGAACATCCGCCTGTTTGGCGATATGACGGCGCTGGAAAACGTCATGGTGGGGCGCCACGTGCGTTCGCACCAGGGCGTGTTCGGCGCCATCTTCCGCCACAAGGCGGCGCGCGAGGAAGAGGCGTCCATCCGCCGGCGGGCCATGGAGTTGCTCGACTTCGTTGGCATCGCCCAGTTCGCCAACCGCACGGCGCGCTTTTTGTCGTATGGCGACCAGCGGCGCCTGGAAATCGCCCGCGCGCTGGCCACCGATCCGACCCTGCTGGCGCTCGATGAGCCTGCGGCCGGCATGAACGCGACGGAAAAGCTGGCCCTGCGCGAGTTGCTGGTGAAAATCAAGGCCGAAGGCAAGACCGTACTGTTGATCGAGCACGACGTGAAACTGATGATGGGACTGTGCGACCGCATCACGGTGCTCGAGTATGGCAAGCGCATCGCGGAAGGCTTGCCGGCCGAAATACAACAAAACCCGGCCGTCATCGAGGCTTACCTGGGGGGATCGCACGCATGA
- the radC gene encoding DNA repair protein RadC, which produces MGIKDWPAGERPRERLIEDGAQSLSDAELLAVFLRTGVRGKSAVELARDTVEHFGSLRGLFNASLESFSAVHGMGSAKFAQLQAVLELARRAILEDLQAGQTLNSPHAVKDYLRLTLGHLAHEAFHVLFLDVKNRLITTQEMFRGTLTHTSVYPREVVKQALLHNAASVMLAHNHPSGTPEPSESDLLLTRALVQALSLVEVRILDHFVVAGRQVHSFAEHGQI; this is translated from the coding sequence ATGGGCATCAAGGATTGGCCGGCCGGCGAACGGCCGCGCGAACGCCTGATCGAGGATGGCGCGCAATCGCTGTCAGACGCGGAATTGCTGGCCGTGTTCCTGCGCACGGGCGTGCGCGGCAAGAGCGCCGTGGAACTGGCGCGCGACACGGTAGAACACTTCGGCTCGCTGCGTGGGCTGTTTAACGCCAGCCTCGAGAGTTTTTCCGCCGTACACGGCATGGGCAGCGCCAAGTTTGCCCAGCTGCAAGCGGTACTGGAACTGGCGCGGCGCGCCATCCTCGAGGACTTGCAGGCAGGCCAGACCCTCAATTCGCCGCACGCCGTCAAAGATTATTTGCGCCTGACTCTGGGCCACCTGGCGCATGAAGCGTTTCACGTGTTGTTTTTGGACGTCAAGAACCGCCTGATCACGACCCAGGAAATGTTTCGCGGCACCCTCACCCACACCAGTGTGTATCCGCGCGAAGTCGTCAAGCAGGCGCTGCTGCACAACGCGGCCAGCGTCATGCTGGCACACAACCACCCGTCCGGCACGCCCGAGCCCAGCGAATCGGATTTATTACTGACGCGCGCGCTGGTGCAGGCCTTGTCGCTGGTGGAGGTGCGCATCCTCGATCATTTCGTCGTGGCCGGGCGGCAAGTGCATTCCTTTGCGGAACACGGCCAGATCTAG
- a CDS encoding ABC transporter ATP-binding protein: protein MSNVLKVAGLHVAYGGIKAVKGIDLEVNEGELIALIGANGAGKTTTLKAITGTLPACKVEGTISYLGESLKGTKSFHLVERKLAMVPEGRGVFTRMSIRENLMMGAYTRTDKAGVEDDIARWFDVFPRLKERAAQMAGTLSGGEQQMLAMARALMSHPKLLLLDEPSMGLSPIMVEKIFEVIRKVSSEGITILLVEQNARLALQAAHRGYVMDSGLVTMGGNAAAMLDDPRVKAAYLGE from the coding sequence ATGAGTAATGTATTGAAGGTGGCGGGCCTGCACGTGGCCTACGGCGGCATCAAGGCGGTCAAAGGCATCGACCTGGAAGTCAACGAGGGCGAGCTGATCGCCCTGATCGGCGCGAACGGCGCCGGCAAGACGACGACACTGAAAGCCATCACGGGCACTTTGCCCGCCTGCAAGGTGGAAGGCACGATCAGCTACCTGGGCGAGTCGCTCAAGGGCACGAAATCGTTTCACCTGGTGGAAAGGAAACTGGCCATGGTGCCGGAAGGGCGGGGCGTGTTTACCCGCATGTCGATCCGCGAAAACCTCATGATGGGCGCTTACACGCGCACGGACAAGGCCGGTGTCGAGGATGATATCGCCCGCTGGTTCGACGTGTTTCCTCGTCTGAAGGAAAGGGCGGCGCAGATGGCCGGCACCCTGTCCGGCGGCGAGCAGCAGATGCTGGCCATGGCGCGCGCCCTGATGAGCCATCCAAAGCTGCTGCTGCTCGATGAGCCGTCGATGGGCTTGTCGCCCATCATGGTCGAGAAAATCTTCGAGGTGATCCGCAAGGTCTCATCTGAAGGCATCACGATCTTGCTGGTCGAACAGAATGCCCGTCTGGCCCTGCAGGCAGCGCACCGCGGCTATGTGATGGATTCCGGGCTGGTCACCATGGGCGGCAACGCGGCGGCCATGCTCGATGATCCGCGCGTGAAGGCGGCGTATCTGGGAGAGTAA